From the genome of Pungitius pungitius chromosome 21, fPunPun2.1, whole genome shotgun sequence, one region includes:
- the LOC119212575 gene encoding receptor-type tyrosine-protein phosphatase H-like isoform X2, with amino-acid sequence MKPFSFTITSDHFLLCVSLSLLWVVTDSNSTVSPLAPTPTHTTAMNTTAMKKTAMNTTATTTTAMKTTAMNTTATTTTAMKTTAMKTTAMKTTAMNTTATTTTAMKTTAMKKTAMNTTATTTTAMKKTAMNTTATTTTKMTTTPSTTLSTTKAPPRNAEEFKSVNQTETSITLQWKKVGDILNYKLDVNGTTINVTASMEEEYVTRTINNLTCGIKYKFTLFTLFDEVTSSGVPHEAVTAPCNAKELKSVNQTETSITLQWKKVGDILKYKLDVNGTTINVTASMEEEYVTRTINNLTCGIKYKFTLFTLFDEVTSSGVPYDAVTAPCNAEDLKSVNQTETSITLQWKKVDNILNYKLVVNGERKESATGSMEEEYVTHKISNLTCGTRHNFTLFTEFENITSTGVNYSAPTAPCNAKELKSVGQTETSITLQWKKVGNILNYKLDVNGTTINVTASMEEEYVTRTINNLTCGFKYKFTLFTLFDEVTSSGVPYDAVTAPCNAKEFKSVGQTETSITLQWKKVGDILKYKLVVNGEPKENVTGSKEKENVTHKISNLTCGTRYNFILFTEFENVRSTGVNYSAPTVPPMVTSVQVTKRNTTSVTLQWQTVNQDWDYSLTVNEMPQQPPIIIKQSVSYSMSSLTPGTRYNFSVVTTFFGLNSRLYEDFTVTALDCTWDVTSSSIQGAIKGLFSKATADNGTLSNAKLQGSKVLFTDLWPGATYIVSVVYETESKSFQQCHHDVTILPSQLTASCEYFDAGYSVFVIWSKPVGVWTSVEVNVSGCTRLVWRDEEQQLKISGFLPARRYEVSLYSKSGNRNSGEPFVFSCLTDPRGVIAGAVFGVLIFCLLVFLAVFIIFKRPDIIGTSFIGGTRESIKMIKDIPLAKFPEHFYHLSMDQGRGFSEEYESLIPVGVEQTKEAALLPQNKPRNRFNNILPYDWCRVRLTTLNHSGASDYINACYMPGYKSDRDYIATQGPLPATVNDFWRMIWEQRVKGIVMVTNCTEGGRTKCEQYWPADRTPCSHGELLVSIRSEQKEPNWTLREFRVKHRHHSEERTVRHFHFTAWPDHGVPQCTGVLIQFRGLVRQHIEREGAAAPTVVHCSAGVGRTGTIIALDVLLQQLERERAVGINGFVRKMRLRRPHMVQTESQYVFLHQCIMDRLQQDEETEEHIYENAEMIYTNATALRELTRT; translated from the exons ATGaagcctttttctttcacaatcACCTCAGACCACTTTctgctgtgtgtctccctcAGTCTGCTCTGG GTTGTCACTGACTCAAACTCTACAGTGAGCCCATTGGCCCCAACGCctacacacacaacagcaatgAACACAACAGCAATGAAGAAAACAGCAATGAACACAACAGCAACGACCACAACAGCAATGAAGACAACAGCAATGAACACAACAGCAACGACCACAACAGCAATGAAGacaacagcaatgaaaacaaCAGCAATGAAGACAACAGCAATGAACACAACAGCAACGACCACAACAGCAATGAAGACAACAGCAATGAAGAAAACAGCAATGAACACAACAGCAACGACCACAACAGCAATGAAGAAAACAGCAATGAACACAACAGCAACGACCACAACAAAAATGACCACAACACCGTCGACAACTCTTTCAACGACAAAAGCAC CTCCTCGTAACGCTGAAGAGTTTAAATCGGTGAATCAAACTGAGACCAGTATCACTCTGCAGTGGAAGAAAGTGGGCGACATACTCAACTATAAACTAGATGTCAATGGAACAACAATAAACGTCACTGCATCAATGGAAGAAGAATATGTGACCCGCACAATCAATAACCTCACATGTGGGATCAAATACAAATTCACTCTTTTCACCCTGTTTGATGAGGTCACCAGCAGTGGAGTCCCACACGAGGCAGTCACTG CTCCTTGTAACGCTAAAGAGTTAAAATCAGTGAATCAAACTGAGACCAGTATCACTCTGCAGTGGAAGAAAGTGGGCGACATCCTCAAGTATAAACTGGATGTCAATGGAACAACAATAAACGTCACTGCATCAATGGAAGAAGAATATGTGACCCGCACAATCAATAACCTCACATGTGGGATCAAATACAAATTCACTCTTTTCACCCTGTTTGATGAGGTCACCAGCAGTGGAGTCCCATACGATGCAGTCACTG CTCCTTGTAACGCTGAAGACTTAAAATCGGTGAATCAAACTGAGACCAGTATCACTCTGCAGTGGAAGAAAGTGGACAACATACTCAATTATAAACTGGTTGTCAATGGAGAGCGGAAAGAAAGCGCCACGGGATCAATGGAAGAAGAATATGTGACCCACAAAATCTCAAACCTCACATGTGGGACCAGACACAACTTCACTCTTTTCACTGAATTTGAAAATATCACAAGCACCGGAGTGAACTACAGTGCACCCACTG CTCCTTGTAACGCTAAAGAGTTAAAATCAGTGGGTCAAACTGAGACCAGTATCACTCTGCAGTGGAAGAAAGTGGGCAACATACTCAATTATAAACTGGATGTCAATGGAACGACAATAAACGTCACTGCATCAATGGAAGAAGAATATGTGACCCGCACAATCAATAACCTCACATGTGGGTTCAAATACAAATTCACTCTTTTCACCCTGTTTGATGAGGTCACCAGCAGTGGAGTCCCATACGATGCAGTCACTG CTCCTTGTAACGCTAAAGAGTTTAAATCAGTGGGTCAAACTGAGACCAGTATCACTCTGCAGTGGAAGAAAGTGGGCGACATCCTCAAGTATAAACTGGTTGTCAATGGAGAGCCGAAAGAAAACGTCACGGGatcaaaggaaaaagaaaatgtgacccACAAAATCTCAAACCTCACATGTGGGACCAGATACAACTTCATTCTTTTTACTGAGTTTGAAAATGTCAGAAGCACCGGAGTGAACTACAGTGCACCCACTG TTCCCCCCATGGTGACTTCGGTCCAGGTGACCAAGCGCAACACGACCAGCGTCACCCTGCAGTGGCAGACAGTGAACCAAGACTGGGACTATTCTCTGACAGTGAACGAAATGCCCCAACAACCCCCAATTATAATCAAGCAGAGTGTTTCCTATTCGATGTCTTCCCTCACGCCCGGAACGAGGTATAATTTCAGCGTAGTAACGACGTTCTTTGGGCTCAACAGCAGGCTGTATGAAGACTTCACAGTGACGG ctCTGGACTGTACCTGGGACGTCACTAGCTCATCAATCCAAGGAGCTATCAAAGGCCTGTTCTCCAAGGCTACGGCCGATAACGGGACGCTCAGCAACGCCAAGCTGCAAGGATCCAAAGTGCTGTTCACTGACCTCTGGCCCGGTGCGACGTACATTGTTTCTGTCGTGTACGAAACAGAATCCAAATCCTTTCAACAGTGCCACCACGACGTGACAATCC TTCCGTCACAGTTGACCGCCAGCTGTGAGTACTTTGACGCCGGGTATTCTGTCTTCGTCATCTGGAGTAAACCGGTTGGCGTGTGGACTTCAGTGGAGGTGAACGTGAGCGGGTGTACGCGCCTCGTGTGGCGAGATGAGGAACAACAACTCAAGATATCAGGGTTCCTGCCTGCCAGGAGATACGAGGTGTCTTTATATTCAAAGTCTGGGAATCGAAACAGTGGGGAACCGTTCGTCTTTTCATGTCTCACTGATCCAAGGG GAGTCATTGCAGGGGCAGTGTTTGGTGTGTTGATTTTTTGTCTCCTGGTCTTTTTGGCTgtcttcattatttttaaaagacCAGATATCATCGG AACGTCATTCATTGGTGGTACCAGAGAATCCATTAAAATGATCAA ggATATTCCTCTGGCAAAGTTTCCAGAACACTTCTACCATTTAAGTATGGATCAAGGCAGAGGTTTCAGCGAGGAATATGAG AGCCTCATTCCCGTCGGCGTGGAGCAAACAAAAGAGGCGGCTCTTCTACCCCAGAACAAACCGAGGAACCGCTTCAACAACATCCTGCCGT ATGACTGGTGTCGGGTGAGGCTAACTACACTCAACCACAGTGGAGCTTCCGACTACATCAACGCCTGCTACATGCCG GGCTACAAAAGCGACAGAGATTACATCGCCACCCAGGGTCCTCTGCCCGCCACGGTGAACGATTTTTGGAGAATGATCTGGGAACAAAGAGTAAAAGGCATCGTCATGGTCACCAACTGCACCGAGGGAGGACGG ACTAAGTGTGAGCAATACTGGCCTGCAGACAGAACGCCTTGCTCTCACGGAGAGCTGTTGGTCAGCATCAGATCCGAGCAGAAGGAGCCCAACTGGACATTGAGGGAATTTAGGGTGAAACAT AGGCATCACTCAGAGGAGCGCACCGTGAGACATTTTCACTTCACGGCCTGGCCCGACCACGGAGTCCCTCAGTGCACAGGCGTCCTGATTCAGTTCAGGGGGCTGGTGAGACAGCACATCGAGAGGGAAGGTGCTGCAGCGCCAACCGTGGTGCACTGCAG TGCTGGGGTGGGAAGGACAGGCACTATCATTGCCCTGGAtgtgctgctgcagcaactggagagagagagagccgtggGAATCAACGGCTTCGTGCGAAAGATGAGACTGAGGCGCCCACACATGGTGCAAACGGAG TCGCAGTACGTCTTTCTGCACCAATGCATCATGGACCGTCTGCAGCAGGACGAGGAGACCGAAGAGCACATATACGAGAATGCAGAAATGATTTACACCAACGCCACTGCACTCCGGGAGTTGACAAGGACCTAA
- the LOC119212575 gene encoding receptor-type tyrosine-protein phosphatase H-like isoform X1 has translation MKPFSFTITSDHFLLCVSLSLLWVVTDSNSTVSPLAPTPTHTTAMNTTAMKKTAMNTTATTTTAMKTTAMNTTATTTTAMKTTAMKTTAMKTTAMNTTATTTTAMKTTAMKKTAMNTTATTTTAMKKTAMNTTATTTTKMTTTPSTTLSTTKAPPRNAEEFKSVNQTETSITLQWKKVGDILNYKLDVNGTTINVTASMEEEYVTRTINNLTCGIKYKFTLFTLFDEVTSSGVPHEAVTAPCNAKELKSVNQTETSITLQWKKVGDILKYKLDVNGTTINVTASMEEEYVTRTINNLTCGIKYKFTLFTLFDEVTSSGVPYDAVTAPCNAEDLKSVNQTETSITLQWKKVDNILNYKLVVNGERKESATGSMEEEYVTHKISNLTCGTRHNFTLFTEFENITSTGVNYSAPTAPCNAKELKSVGQTETSITLQWKKVGNILNYKLDVNGTTINVTASMEEEYVTRTINNLTCGFKYKFTLFTLFDEVTSSGVPYDAVTAPCNAKEFKSVGQTETSITLQWKKVGDILKYKLVVNGEPKENVTGSKEKENVTHKISNLTCGTRYNFILFTEFENVRSTGVNYSAPTVPPMVTSVQVTKRNTTSVTLQWQTVNQDWDYSLTVNEMPQQPPIIIKQSVSYSMSSLTPGTRYNFSVVTTFFGLNSRLYEDFTVTALDCTWDVTSSSIQGAIKGLFSKATADNGTLSNAKLQGSKVLFTDLWPGATYIVSVVYETESKSFQQCHHDVTILPSQLTASCEYFDAGYSVFVIWSKPVGVWTSVEVNVSGCTRLVWRDEEQQLKISGFLPARRYEVSLYSKSGNRNSGEPFVFSCLTDPRGVIAGAVFGVLIFCLLVFLAVFIIFKRPDIIGRTSFIGGTRESIKMIKDIPLAKFPEHFYHLSMDQGRGFSEEYESLIPVGVEQTKEAALLPQNKPRNRFNNILPYDWCRVRLTTLNHSGASDYINACYMPGYKSDRDYIATQGPLPATVNDFWRMIWEQRVKGIVMVTNCTEGGRTKCEQYWPADRTPCSHGELLVSIRSEQKEPNWTLREFRVKHRHHSEERTVRHFHFTAWPDHGVPQCTGVLIQFRGLVRQHIEREGAAAPTVVHCSAGVGRTGTIIALDVLLQQLERERAVGINGFVRKMRLRRPHMVQTESQYVFLHQCIMDRLQQDEETEEHIYENAEMIYTNATALRELTRT, from the exons ATGaagcctttttctttcacaatcACCTCAGACCACTTTctgctgtgtgtctccctcAGTCTGCTCTGG GTTGTCACTGACTCAAACTCTACAGTGAGCCCATTGGCCCCAACGCctacacacacaacagcaatgAACACAACAGCAATGAAGAAAACAGCAATGAACACAACAGCAACGACCACAACAGCAATGAAGACAACAGCAATGAACACAACAGCAACGACCACAACAGCAATGAAGacaacagcaatgaaaacaaCAGCAATGAAGACAACAGCAATGAACACAACAGCAACGACCACAACAGCAATGAAGACAACAGCAATGAAGAAAACAGCAATGAACACAACAGCAACGACCACAACAGCAATGAAGAAAACAGCAATGAACACAACAGCAACGACCACAACAAAAATGACCACAACACCGTCGACAACTCTTTCAACGACAAAAGCAC CTCCTCGTAACGCTGAAGAGTTTAAATCGGTGAATCAAACTGAGACCAGTATCACTCTGCAGTGGAAGAAAGTGGGCGACATACTCAACTATAAACTAGATGTCAATGGAACAACAATAAACGTCACTGCATCAATGGAAGAAGAATATGTGACCCGCACAATCAATAACCTCACATGTGGGATCAAATACAAATTCACTCTTTTCACCCTGTTTGATGAGGTCACCAGCAGTGGAGTCCCACACGAGGCAGTCACTG CTCCTTGTAACGCTAAAGAGTTAAAATCAGTGAATCAAACTGAGACCAGTATCACTCTGCAGTGGAAGAAAGTGGGCGACATCCTCAAGTATAAACTGGATGTCAATGGAACAACAATAAACGTCACTGCATCAATGGAAGAAGAATATGTGACCCGCACAATCAATAACCTCACATGTGGGATCAAATACAAATTCACTCTTTTCACCCTGTTTGATGAGGTCACCAGCAGTGGAGTCCCATACGATGCAGTCACTG CTCCTTGTAACGCTGAAGACTTAAAATCGGTGAATCAAACTGAGACCAGTATCACTCTGCAGTGGAAGAAAGTGGACAACATACTCAATTATAAACTGGTTGTCAATGGAGAGCGGAAAGAAAGCGCCACGGGATCAATGGAAGAAGAATATGTGACCCACAAAATCTCAAACCTCACATGTGGGACCAGACACAACTTCACTCTTTTCACTGAATTTGAAAATATCACAAGCACCGGAGTGAACTACAGTGCACCCACTG CTCCTTGTAACGCTAAAGAGTTAAAATCAGTGGGTCAAACTGAGACCAGTATCACTCTGCAGTGGAAGAAAGTGGGCAACATACTCAATTATAAACTGGATGTCAATGGAACGACAATAAACGTCACTGCATCAATGGAAGAAGAATATGTGACCCGCACAATCAATAACCTCACATGTGGGTTCAAATACAAATTCACTCTTTTCACCCTGTTTGATGAGGTCACCAGCAGTGGAGTCCCATACGATGCAGTCACTG CTCCTTGTAACGCTAAAGAGTTTAAATCAGTGGGTCAAACTGAGACCAGTATCACTCTGCAGTGGAAGAAAGTGGGCGACATCCTCAAGTATAAACTGGTTGTCAATGGAGAGCCGAAAGAAAACGTCACGGGatcaaaggaaaaagaaaatgtgacccACAAAATCTCAAACCTCACATGTGGGACCAGATACAACTTCATTCTTTTTACTGAGTTTGAAAATGTCAGAAGCACCGGAGTGAACTACAGTGCACCCACTG TTCCCCCCATGGTGACTTCGGTCCAGGTGACCAAGCGCAACACGACCAGCGTCACCCTGCAGTGGCAGACAGTGAACCAAGACTGGGACTATTCTCTGACAGTGAACGAAATGCCCCAACAACCCCCAATTATAATCAAGCAGAGTGTTTCCTATTCGATGTCTTCCCTCACGCCCGGAACGAGGTATAATTTCAGCGTAGTAACGACGTTCTTTGGGCTCAACAGCAGGCTGTATGAAGACTTCACAGTGACGG ctCTGGACTGTACCTGGGACGTCACTAGCTCATCAATCCAAGGAGCTATCAAAGGCCTGTTCTCCAAGGCTACGGCCGATAACGGGACGCTCAGCAACGCCAAGCTGCAAGGATCCAAAGTGCTGTTCACTGACCTCTGGCCCGGTGCGACGTACATTGTTTCTGTCGTGTACGAAACAGAATCCAAATCCTTTCAACAGTGCCACCACGACGTGACAATCC TTCCGTCACAGTTGACCGCCAGCTGTGAGTACTTTGACGCCGGGTATTCTGTCTTCGTCATCTGGAGTAAACCGGTTGGCGTGTGGACTTCAGTGGAGGTGAACGTGAGCGGGTGTACGCGCCTCGTGTGGCGAGATGAGGAACAACAACTCAAGATATCAGGGTTCCTGCCTGCCAGGAGATACGAGGTGTCTTTATATTCAAAGTCTGGGAATCGAAACAGTGGGGAACCGTTCGTCTTTTCATGTCTCACTGATCCAAGGG GAGTCATTGCAGGGGCAGTGTTTGGTGTGTTGATTTTTTGTCTCCTGGTCTTTTTGGCTgtcttcattatttttaaaagacCAGATATCATCGG CAGAACGTCATTCATTGGTGGTACCAGAGAATCCATTAAAATGATCAA ggATATTCCTCTGGCAAAGTTTCCAGAACACTTCTACCATTTAAGTATGGATCAAGGCAGAGGTTTCAGCGAGGAATATGAG AGCCTCATTCCCGTCGGCGTGGAGCAAACAAAAGAGGCGGCTCTTCTACCCCAGAACAAACCGAGGAACCGCTTCAACAACATCCTGCCGT ATGACTGGTGTCGGGTGAGGCTAACTACACTCAACCACAGTGGAGCTTCCGACTACATCAACGCCTGCTACATGCCG GGCTACAAAAGCGACAGAGATTACATCGCCACCCAGGGTCCTCTGCCCGCCACGGTGAACGATTTTTGGAGAATGATCTGGGAACAAAGAGTAAAAGGCATCGTCATGGTCACCAACTGCACCGAGGGAGGACGG ACTAAGTGTGAGCAATACTGGCCTGCAGACAGAACGCCTTGCTCTCACGGAGAGCTGTTGGTCAGCATCAGATCCGAGCAGAAGGAGCCCAACTGGACATTGAGGGAATTTAGGGTGAAACAT AGGCATCACTCAGAGGAGCGCACCGTGAGACATTTTCACTTCACGGCCTGGCCCGACCACGGAGTCCCTCAGTGCACAGGCGTCCTGATTCAGTTCAGGGGGCTGGTGAGACAGCACATCGAGAGGGAAGGTGCTGCAGCGCCAACCGTGGTGCACTGCAG TGCTGGGGTGGGAAGGACAGGCACTATCATTGCCCTGGAtgtgctgctgcagcaactggagagagagagagccgtggGAATCAACGGCTTCGTGCGAAAGATGAGACTGAGGCGCCCACACATGGTGCAAACGGAG TCGCAGTACGTCTTTCTGCACCAATGCATCATGGACCGTCTGCAGCAGGACGAGGAGACCGAAGAGCACATATACGAGAATGCAGAAATGATTTACACCAACGCCACTGCACTCCGGGAGTTGACAAGGACCTAA
- the LOC119212575 gene encoding receptor-type tyrosine-protein phosphatase H-like isoform X6, with amino-acid sequence MKPFSFTITSDHFLLCVSLSLLWVVTDSNSTVSPLAPTPTHTTAMNTTAMKKTAMNTTATTTTAMKTTAMNTTATTTTAMKTTAMKTTAMKTTAMNTTATTTTAMKTTAMKKTAMNTTATTTTAMKKTAMNTTATTTTKMTTTPSTTLSTTKAPPRNAEEFKSVNQTETSITLQWKKVGDILNYKLDVNGTTINVTASMEEEYVTRTINNLTCGIKYKFTLFTLFDEVTSSGVPHEAVTAPCNAKELKSVNQTETSITLQWKKVGDILKYKLDVNGTTINVTASMEEEYVTRTINNLTCGIKYKFTLFTLFDEVTSSGVPYDAVTAPCNAEDLKSVNQTETSITLQWKKVDNILNYKLVVNGERKESATGSMEEEYVTHKISNLTCGTRHNFTLFTEFENITSTGVNYSAPTVPPMVTSVQVTKRNTTSVTLQWQTVNQDWDYSLTVNEMPQQPPIIIKQSVSYSMSSLTPGTRYNFSVVTTFFGLNSRLYEDFTVTALDCTWDVTSSSIQGAIKGLFSKATADNGTLSNAKLQGSKVLFTDLWPGATYIVSVVYETESKSFQQCHHDVTILPSQLTASCEYFDAGYSVFVIWSKPVGVWTSVEVNVSGCTRLVWRDEEQQLKISGFLPARRYEVSLYSKSGNRNSGEPFVFSCLTDPRGVIAGAVFGVLIFCLLVFLAVFIIFKRPDIIGRTSFIGGTRESIKMIKDIPLAKFPEHFYHLSMDQGRGFSEEYESLIPVGVEQTKEAALLPQNKPRNRFNNILPYDWCRVRLTTLNHSGASDYINACYMPGYKSDRDYIATQGPLPATVNDFWRMIWEQRVKGIVMVTNCTEGGRTKCEQYWPADRTPCSHGELLVSIRSEQKEPNWTLREFRVKHRHHSEERTVRHFHFTAWPDHGVPQCTGVLIQFRGLVRQHIEREGAAAPTVVHCSAGVGRTGTIIALDVLLQQLERERAVGINGFVRKMRLRRPHMVQTESQYVFLHQCIMDRLQQDEETEEHIYENAEMIYTNATALRELTRT; translated from the exons ATGaagcctttttctttcacaatcACCTCAGACCACTTTctgctgtgtgtctccctcAGTCTGCTCTGG GTTGTCACTGACTCAAACTCTACAGTGAGCCCATTGGCCCCAACGCctacacacacaacagcaatgAACACAACAGCAATGAAGAAAACAGCAATGAACACAACAGCAACGACCACAACAGCAATGAAGACAACAGCAATGAACACAACAGCAACGACCACAACAGCAATGAAGacaacagcaatgaaaacaaCAGCAATGAAGACAACAGCAATGAACACAACAGCAACGACCACAACAGCAATGAAGACAACAGCAATGAAGAAAACAGCAATGAACACAACAGCAACGACCACAACAGCAATGAAGAAAACAGCAATGAACACAACAGCAACGACCACAACAAAAATGACCACAACACCGTCGACAACTCTTTCAACGACAAAAGCAC CTCCTCGTAACGCTGAAGAGTTTAAATCGGTGAATCAAACTGAGACCAGTATCACTCTGCAGTGGAAGAAAGTGGGCGACATACTCAACTATAAACTAGATGTCAATGGAACAACAATAAACGTCACTGCATCAATGGAAGAAGAATATGTGACCCGCACAATCAATAACCTCACATGTGGGATCAAATACAAATTCACTCTTTTCACCCTGTTTGATGAGGTCACCAGCAGTGGAGTCCCACACGAGGCAGTCACTG CTCCTTGTAACGCTAAAGAGTTAAAATCAGTGAATCAAACTGAGACCAGTATCACTCTGCAGTGGAAGAAAGTGGGCGACATCCTCAAGTATAAACTGGATGTCAATGGAACAACAATAAACGTCACTGCATCAATGGAAGAAGAATATGTGACCCGCACAATCAATAACCTCACATGTGGGATCAAATACAAATTCACTCTTTTCACCCTGTTTGATGAGGTCACCAGCAGTGGAGTCCCATACGATGCAGTCACTG CTCCTTGTAACGCTGAAGACTTAAAATCGGTGAATCAAACTGAGACCAGTATCACTCTGCAGTGGAAGAAAGTGGACAACATACTCAATTATAAACTGGTTGTCAATGGAGAGCGGAAAGAAAGCGCCACGGGATCAATGGAAGAAGAATATGTGACCCACAAAATCTCAAACCTCACATGTGGGACCAGACACAACTTCACTCTTTTCACTGAATTTGAAAATATCACAAGCACCGGAGTGAACTACAGTGCACCCACTG TTCCCCCCATGGTGACTTCGGTCCAGGTGACCAAGCGCAACACGACCAGCGTCACCCTGCAGTGGCAGACAGTGAACCAAGACTGGGACTATTCTCTGACAGTGAACGAAATGCCCCAACAACCCCCAATTATAATCAAGCAGAGTGTTTCCTATTCGATGTCTTCCCTCACGCCCGGAACGAGGTATAATTTCAGCGTAGTAACGACGTTCTTTGGGCTCAACAGCAGGCTGTATGAAGACTTCACAGTGACGG ctCTGGACTGTACCTGGGACGTCACTAGCTCATCAATCCAAGGAGCTATCAAAGGCCTGTTCTCCAAGGCTACGGCCGATAACGGGACGCTCAGCAACGCCAAGCTGCAAGGATCCAAAGTGCTGTTCACTGACCTCTGGCCCGGTGCGACGTACATTGTTTCTGTCGTGTACGAAACAGAATCCAAATCCTTTCAACAGTGCCACCACGACGTGACAATCC TTCCGTCACAGTTGACCGCCAGCTGTGAGTACTTTGACGCCGGGTATTCTGTCTTCGTCATCTGGAGTAAACCGGTTGGCGTGTGGACTTCAGTGGAGGTGAACGTGAGCGGGTGTACGCGCCTCGTGTGGCGAGATGAGGAACAACAACTCAAGATATCAGGGTTCCTGCCTGCCAGGAGATACGAGGTGTCTTTATATTCAAAGTCTGGGAATCGAAACAGTGGGGAACCGTTCGTCTTTTCATGTCTCACTGATCCAAGGG GAGTCATTGCAGGGGCAGTGTTTGGTGTGTTGATTTTTTGTCTCCTGGTCTTTTTGGCTgtcttcattatttttaaaagacCAGATATCATCGG CAGAACGTCATTCATTGGTGGTACCAGAGAATCCATTAAAATGATCAA ggATATTCCTCTGGCAAAGTTTCCAGAACACTTCTACCATTTAAGTATGGATCAAGGCAGAGGTTTCAGCGAGGAATATGAG AGCCTCATTCCCGTCGGCGTGGAGCAAACAAAAGAGGCGGCTCTTCTACCCCAGAACAAACCGAGGAACCGCTTCAACAACATCCTGCCGT ATGACTGGTGTCGGGTGAGGCTAACTACACTCAACCACAGTGGAGCTTCCGACTACATCAACGCCTGCTACATGCCG GGCTACAAAAGCGACAGAGATTACATCGCCACCCAGGGTCCTCTGCCCGCCACGGTGAACGATTTTTGGAGAATGATCTGGGAACAAAGAGTAAAAGGCATCGTCATGGTCACCAACTGCACCGAGGGAGGACGG ACTAAGTGTGAGCAATACTGGCCTGCAGACAGAACGCCTTGCTCTCACGGAGAGCTGTTGGTCAGCATCAGATCCGAGCAGAAGGAGCCCAACTGGACATTGAGGGAATTTAGGGTGAAACAT AGGCATCACTCAGAGGAGCGCACCGTGAGACATTTTCACTTCACGGCCTGGCCCGACCACGGAGTCCCTCAGTGCACAGGCGTCCTGATTCAGTTCAGGGGGCTGGTGAGACAGCACATCGAGAGGGAAGGTGCTGCAGCGCCAACCGTGGTGCACTGCAG TGCTGGGGTGGGAAGGACAGGCACTATCATTGCCCTGGAtgtgctgctgcagcaactggagagagagagagccgtggGAATCAACGGCTTCGTGCGAAAGATGAGACTGAGGCGCCCACACATGGTGCAAACGGAG TCGCAGTACGTCTTTCTGCACCAATGCATCATGGACCGTCTGCAGCAGGACGAGGAGACCGAAGAGCACATATACGAGAATGCAGAAATGATTTACACCAACGCCACTGCACTCCGGGAGTTGACAAGGACCTAA